GTACTGTGGTGCTGAACTGCCACCACGAGAGGAGTGGTGACCAGCACTCGCGTTTGGAGTGCTCCTAATGCGTGCTCTCATGGTCTGAAATCGAGAGCGCGACACTCTCCCTTCTGGCGCGGACAACCACCCCACGCGAGACCGCGTCCCCTATTCGCTCCAGAGAGTCGTGATCCGGTCTTCGATCTCGTCGAGGACGAGCGCAACGACATCACGATGGTCGTCCGGCCACGATGCGTCTTCGCCAGGCGTCGGGGCGGTGGGTGGAGGATGGAAGTGGTCTCGGGTATTGTGCGGATTCGGGTGCCGGTCCCACCGGCACTCCCACGCGTGGTCCGAATGCTGCTCTCGATAGTGGAGTTTGCAGTCGTCGTTCGTGTACCAACGGACCGTCAGCTGCGCCTCGTCGACGGCTGCTGGGTAGTACGACGGGGCAAAGACGACGAGGAGTGCCAGATGGCCGCTGGCGTCCGTGACGGTCGCTCGGGAGACCTGCCTCGTCGCTTGGAGCCGTGACTGGAGGAACTTGAGGATGGGGCGATCGATTGGGGCAGGGCTCCCACCATCATCTGTCGGTGGCACCATCGAACGGGCTATCCGGACGCCTGTTCGCGCTCGCCATCCGTGAGTTGCTGGCGCGCGCGTTCGTAGCGGTCACGCTCCTCGCGGGCGGTCGCCCAGTCGCCGAGGTCGCTGTAGATGGCGTCGATGGTCCGCTCGTCGCTGTCCTCCGCAGCGGCGACGGCGTCGACTGCGGCTGGTGAAGCGGCGTCGTATGTCGTCTCGTACTCGGTGATGCGCGTCGTCAGCTCACGAACGTGATCCTGCAGGTCCTCGACGGACTGGTCGGCTGCGAGCTGGTTGATGCGTCGCCACTCAAAATACGCGTCATTCCGTTCGTAGGTGGCTGGATGGCCATCGTATCGAGTAACGATTCCCAACTCGTCGAACCAGCCAAGGTACTTCCGGGCGGTCTTGGGGTCACAGTCGGCGCTGTCGGCGATCGCGCTCGCCGTCGTCGGCTCTCGGGTCTGCAGGATGGTGCCGTAGATGCGTTGTTCGACGTCGTCGCCACTGAACGCATTCTCGAAGGGGGGCGGCCCATCGGCGGCGTCTGTCTCGGCCATATTCGGGATTGCAGGGTGAGAGATATAGTTCTTACTTCGGGGAATAGTTTCCTGATACAGGTGCAGCGGTCAGCACTGCGGCGAGCAGCAGAGTTTAGCAAGCCTACGATGCCTGTCTGCACCAGCTGCGCAACGGCGATCGGGTCGGCAACACCTCTCGTCTGCAGTGAAGTCTCGAACAGACATACACCTCGTTTTCAGTGAAAGCAGAAGACGACGATATCGTTTCGAGTTGGGCGAAGTACCAGCTCTAGACGCCTCATTGTCAGTGAAAGCGACACCTGAACTTCGTATAACCAAGTTCAGCAAGACCGGAAGCAAGAGTTACTGATAATAATGATCTGTATACAGTATACAGATACAAGATACAATCCACTGTCCTACGTCTGAGTCTGAAGACGGCGGAGACGAATTCGCTAGGACCAGTTGCAGGTGTTGACGCTGTCAACCGTTGGCAACTTCTCATGCTGACTCCTAGCGACTTGCAGATCGAGTGTCTGCCTTGCTACTTCGACTCGACTTACAAGGGCGCTTGTAGTGTCTCCCGGGGTGTACGCGCAGCTATTTAGCAGGAGATAGCTAATCTCGGTCTACGATGATACTAAGAGAGACAACGGAGCTGGAGGCGTCTCCGGACGAAGTGTACCGGTTTTTCGAGGAGATGGCGGACAACTACGAACGGTGGCATCCTGATCACATCACGTTCCGCTGGACAAAGAAAAATGGGCTACAGCACGGTGCAGAGGCCTATTTTGAAGAACGAATTGCAGGCAAGGTACAGAAAAAGACGGTGCGGTTCGTCGCGGTCACTCCTGATCACTATCTGGAATTCAAGCCGACAGCACTCCTGGTTGGGCTGCTCATGCCACACATCAGTTTCACGATCGACGTCAGCCCGGCGGGCTGTGAGCTCACCCAGCGCATCAAAGTCCGAACGGGACCGATCGGTGCTTGGCTCAACAAGAGCGAATTCGACGCCGTCCGAACACACATGCGCGAAGAAGGCGAGAATTTGAAATCCATACTCGAAACGGAGAGACGAGTTCCGTAGGGAAGAACCCGTAGTGATAACGCTGCACTATTATGTGCAACTAGACGATGGAAGCCTCGGGTGGTGGTGCGGAAACGACGGAAACGGGGGAAGTTCGATTAGTGCACCGGCAACACGCGAGAAGGACGAATTGTTCAGTAGTGCGATGATCGGCTGAAGGAAGCGAGTCTTGGGAGAGCGGTGATGGAAAAACACAGGTGGTTACTCGTGGACCCCGCCGTCTTTTTGCATATTACCAGGTTAGTGCCATGAGATTTCTGCGAACTTAATTGGAACACTACTACTAGCAACTAATAACGAAAGTAAGGCATCTAAGTATCGGTCTTCTCCAAAGTGTCAATCAGATTTTTATTTCTTGTCGGTTGTTAGCATAAGACGTGGGTCGAATCGACCAGATGACTAGGGACATCGAAAAGAGTTACGCTTCATTAACCATTGGCATGGTTAGCGGTGGAAAGAAGTCCCCCTGCAACTCTTCGAACAGAGGCATATCTGTTCAAGACAGCCATGGGGCCAAACAAGAATCAGATGAATGGGTTACTCATCAGGGTGGAGACAATGATCGACGCCGATAGCTTAGAAGAGATTGCATTCCTGAGCCGCTCACCAGTCAGAGTAGAGCTATTGCATCGAATTGAGCGAAAGCAGGCACCGACCTGTCGGGACCTTCGTGATGATATCGACGCCTCTCGAACGACGATCCAGCGGAATCTCAAAGCGCTCGTCGACAAAGGGTGGATTGAGAAGAGCGACAACGTGTACATCTGTACGTTCACAGGGAATCTTCTCTGCTCAGCTATAACGGAGTTAGCCGACTCCATTGAGACGCTGCACCGACTCGAACCTATACTTGAACACGTCTCCCGCTCAGATTTGGACCTCAACATCCAACAGTTACACAATGCGAAAATAACGGTCGCCACTCCAAGCAATCCCTATGCACCCGTGAACCGTCATGTTGAGGCACTGCAGACGGCACATGACTTTCGGCTCTCGACAGCTGTCGTTGGTCGAGATGCGTTTGAGCAGGTCTGGGAGCAGACCGTTCAAAACGGCTGTGACGGTGAGTTAGTTCTCACAAACGACGCGTTTGAAATCGTCCGGTCCGATTCGAGCTATGCAGATCTATACAGAGAACTGCTTGACGTAGACAATGTTGAGCTGTCTGTCTATGATGGCGATCTTCCCTACTATCTGGGTATTGTCGATGATATTGTCCAGGTCGGTGTTGAAGACGAAACCGGTGTTCCGAAGGCGCTCTTAGAGAGTGACTCACCGGCTGTCAGAGAATGGGCTATCGCAAAACACGAGACATATCGATGTGAGTCTGAGCCGATTTGAGGGCCTCTGCATCTTCTTGAGGTGGTACAAACCAGCGTAAGTATGGTAAATACGTCATGGAGACGATGCTGAAAGCAGATTTGAAACCGGTTGGAAGAACCGTTACCGCTGGGAGGAAAACTTGCGTTAGGTCCGACCCGGTTGTTCGTGCATCCCGTGCACATTGTACAATGGGCAAAATCTGTTCAGTAGGTAACATTACCTGGCTCCCGGAGCCATCTCCAGCAATGTTGTGTTGTCTGAACAACAAAAACGCGTGCATTGAGCAGCCGCATAGTAGCGAAGCTTCCCATATCCACTATAGAGACGTCCTATGACTGGGATTAGACGACAACTCGCCTCAGTCCTGTGGGTCGGACTTCTCATCGGTAGCTCAGTTGCAGTTGGGGCTGCAGCTATCAGTTCACCCGCTGCGGCAAATACGGAAGGGATGATTCTCGATGTCGACTTAGTTGATGTGCAGGATGCAGACGGTGATGGCAATATCTCCAACTTCAACGTCTCAATCGAAGCGGATACGCGGATCTCTGAAATACAGGGAGTAGGTCAGGGAGAGCCCTACTTCGAGATACAAATTGGGGACGAAACACGAACAACCGTCGTCGTTGACCGGAAGAACGGAACATTTCAATACGAATTCAACGGATCCGGTGTGGCAGCGACTGCTGGAGAGGTCTCGCTCAGTGTAGCGCTGATGGATTCAGAAATTAGTGGCGGTGCAACTGTAGACGAATTTACTGGGACGGTTTCCTATGAACCTGCAGTCGAAGACCTATCTGAGCGGCAGCTCGCTCGTCGAGGTATCGAATCACTCGTACCTACGTACAATGAGTACTCTGGAAAGGTATTCAACAAATCGTTCTGGGGAAGTAACTCTGAGCAGAATATTCAACGGGGCATTGACGCAGCGAACCCGATTCCAGAATCGAGTCGTGACATAGCCATCGAGGGACTCACTCGATACGCAGGTTCGAAGGCTGTGTCGACGTGGACAGCAATTCAGGCAGGAGTCTGGACAGGGATTGCATTCACCGAGTGGAAGATCGAACGTCTACTCGAGCTTCCGAACGACCGCGGAGAAGGGAGTTACAGAGAGTTCTCTACTCAGCTTACGAAGTTAGAAGAAAATACGGAGGCAATTAAACAGGCAGACACTCAGCACGAGCGAGAGCGACTCATCACTGACCGCGCAGAGTTGCTCCGTGACTTTTACTCGACGGAACAAGCATACAAGCGGAATATTCAGGCTTCTATCAATGACGATGAGGGTCTGGATTTAGACGGTGCGTTCTGGGACTTCTGGGAAGTAAACCAGAAGGATTACGACCTCTTTGTATCGGAATTTAGCGACCTGGAGAAACATTTGATCGCAGATTACTACTGGACACAGATGTATCTCAACCCCGGCGGAACTGAGTATACGAATCTCACGACAGCTGGGCCAGGAAATGAGCTACAAAACAGTACACCAAAGCCAGCTGTAATTGATGTCACACACCCAGAGTCAATTCGCGTGGGCGAGACAGCAGAAATATCGGTGGAAGCCACAAACAAGGGTGACGGAGCTCCGTATCAGACGATCGCTGTCTCGTTCCCGGACACCGAAAGCGCTGACAACATCAGAATTTCGGACTCAGGATTCAGTAACCCGAGCTACGCAACGGTCTTCCCAGCAGGAGATTCTCTGAACGGAAAGTATGGTACTGAAGCAAATATTACGAGTCAGTACCCGCTCGCCGAGGTCGGCGGGGCATGGGACAGCGGCGTTCGCCGAACATTTACTGTAGAAGCAACGCCAGCGGAGACTGGGACATACACGTTCTACGTGAAAACTGTTGCACAGGACGGTGCCTGGCACCGTGACCCGTCAATCAACGGGACCGATGTACAAGACCAGCAGCAAGAGTACGTTTACTCGTACACTATCAATGTCTCTGGCAACCAAACTACGTCTGGAGGGGGACAAAATGCCCAATCCGTAGTTACGGTTCGTCAGGTCTCCAGACCGGACTTCCCCGAGGTTACTGCTTATACGAGCGTAAAGGACGCTACTGGCGACCCAATAACGGGGCTCTCGGAAAGCGAGTTTGACGTACTGGAAGACGGTACCGATCAAACGATCCAATCCGTTGAGCCTGTCGAACGGACTGGTGGGCCCGGTGTCAGTGTCTCTCTCGTTCTTGACCGCAGCGGGAGCATGCAGGGTCAAAAGAGTCAAGACTCGAAAGTCGCCGCGAATCAGTTCGTCGACCAACTGGACACAGAGGACGAAGCACAAGTAATCGCGTTCGATACCAATGTGGAGTTCAAACAGCGGTGGACCAAAGACAAAGGCCGACTCTCCACCTCGATAGATTCGATCGCGGTCCGTGGCGATACTGCACTCTGGCAGGCCACAACAACTGGTATTGAACAAGCGGAGCCGAGAGTTGGTCGCTCTGCGGTAATCGTACTTACTGACGGAAAGAATAATCGCCCACCACAAAATGTCGACCGGGCCATCCAACGAGCACAACAAGCTGGCGTTCCGGTCTATACGATCGGTTTAGGCCCAGACGTCAGTGAGCGGAACCTCCGGCGACTTGCCGAAGAGACGGGTGGGAGCTATTACAAATCCCCGAGCAGTTCCGATCTGGCTGCGATTTACAACCAGATCCGACAGAGCCTGGTTGCGGAATATAAGCTCACGTACGAAACGACGAACCAAGCAACCGACGGCTCTACTCGAGACGTTGAGGTCGCCGTTGACGCCAACGGAAACCGTGGCTCGGATACTGGAACGTATGAAGCGCCATGCGCGCCGCTGCCAACCGCTGCGTATGATGTCTCACCTACGTCGCCAGCGGCCGGTGAGCAAGTAACATTCGATGGGAGTGCCAGTTCCCCTAACGGCGGGCAGTTGGTGAGCTACGAGTGGGACTTCGACAATGACGGTGTTGTCGATGCAACCGGAGAACGTGTCACAACTACGTACGCCAATACCGGGACCTACGAGGCGAAGCTCACGGTCAAGAAAACCTGTGGTGCAACTGACGTCAAAGTCGAGCAGATAGATGTCAGTGATGCGTCGTCTGGTCAGGAGTCAGTCACCACGCAAGGCGAGGAAATCTTCGAAGTGATTTCGACCTCTGCTGATGAAACTGTGACCTATCAATTTGTCGTCGAGGGGACGATTGCTGGCGCTGAAGCCGACGGCAACAGTGACGAACTCGGCATGGACGACGATCCATGGGGCGACTCCGTAACGGAACGAAATGGCGAGAAAGTAGTGACTGGTCGCACCGGGACGAACGAAGGCGATGTCTTCGAAATCGATGGCACGATTAAATCATTCGAGCGGGTTAAGGGCCGTTCAGGTCTCCGACTCGAACTCTCTAACAAGGATGTTACGGAGACGCTTGCTGGGGAGAGCGCAACAGGCGGGGCTTCCAGTAGCGGCCCTGGGGCGGGCGGGGAGAGTGAGCCATCGACGTTGGAAATCGTTTCGACCGATGAGGATGTTGA
This genomic stretch from Haloarcula limicola harbors:
- a CDS encoding DUF7342 family protein; translated protein: MAETDAADGPPPFENAFSGDDVEQRIYGTILQTREPTTASAIADSADCDPKTARKYLGWFDELGIVTRYDGHPATYERNDAYFEWRRINQLAADQSVEDLQDHVRELTTRITEYETTYDAASPAAVDAVAAAEDSDERTIDAIYSDLGDWATAREERDRYERARQQLTDGEREQASG
- a CDS encoding SRPBCC family protein — translated: MILRETTELEASPDEVYRFFEEMADNYERWHPDHITFRWTKKNGLQHGAEAYFEERIAGKVQKKTVRFVAVTPDHYLEFKPTALLVGLLMPHISFTIDVSPAGCELTQRIKVRTGPIGAWLNKSEFDAVRTHMREEGENLKSILETERRVP
- a CDS encoding helix-turn-helix transcriptional regulator, coding for MERSPPATLRTEAYLFKTAMGPNKNQMNGLLIRVETMIDADSLEEIAFLSRSPVRVELLHRIERKQAPTCRDLRDDIDASRTTIQRNLKALVDKGWIEKSDNVYICTFTGNLLCSAITELADSIETLHRLEPILEHVSRSDLDLNIQQLHNAKITVATPSNPYAPVNRHVEALQTAHDFRLSTAVVGRDAFEQVWEQTVQNGCDGELVLTNDAFEIVRSDSSYADLYRELLDVDNVELSVYDGDLPYYLGIVDDIVQVGVEDETGVPKALLESDSPAVREWAIAKHETYRCESEPI
- a CDS encoding VWA domain-containing protein encodes the protein MTGIRRQLASVLWVGLLIGSSVAVGAAAISSPAAANTEGMILDVDLVDVQDADGDGNISNFNVSIEADTRISEIQGVGQGEPYFEIQIGDETRTTVVVDRKNGTFQYEFNGSGVAATAGEVSLSVALMDSEISGGATVDEFTGTVSYEPAVEDLSERQLARRGIESLVPTYNEYSGKVFNKSFWGSNSEQNIQRGIDAANPIPESSRDIAIEGLTRYAGSKAVSTWTAIQAGVWTGIAFTEWKIERLLELPNDRGEGSYREFSTQLTKLEENTEAIKQADTQHERERLITDRAELLRDFYSTEQAYKRNIQASINDDEGLDLDGAFWDFWEVNQKDYDLFVSEFSDLEKHLIADYYWTQMYLNPGGTEYTNLTTAGPGNELQNSTPKPAVIDVTHPESIRVGETAEISVEATNKGDGAPYQTIAVSFPDTESADNIRISDSGFSNPSYATVFPAGDSLNGKYGTEANITSQYPLAEVGGAWDSGVRRTFTVEATPAETGTYTFYVKTVAQDGAWHRDPSINGTDVQDQQQEYVYSYTINVSGNQTTSGGGQNAQSVVTVRQVSRPDFPEVTAYTSVKDATGDPITGLSESEFDVLEDGTDQTIQSVEPVERTGGPGVSVSLVLDRSGSMQGQKSQDSKVAANQFVDQLDTEDEAQVIAFDTNVEFKQRWTKDKGRLSTSIDSIAVRGDTALWQATTTGIEQAEPRVGRSAVIVLTDGKNNRPPQNVDRAIQRAQQAGVPVYTIGLGPDVSERNLRRLAEETGGSYYKSPSSSDLAAIYNQIRQSLVAEYKLTYETTNQATDGSTRDVEVAVDANGNRGSDTGTYEAPCAPLPTAAYDVSPTSPAAGEQVTFDGSASSPNGGQLVSYEWDFDNDGVVDATGERVTTTYANTGTYEAKLTVKKTCGATDVKVEQIDVSDASSGQESVTTQGEEIFEVISTSADETVTYQFVVEGTIAGAEADGNSDELGMDDDPWGDSVTERNGEKVVTGRTGTNEGDVFEIDGTIKSFERVKGRSGLRLELSNKDVTETLAGESATGGASSSGPGAGGESEPSTLEIVSTDEDVEFTYEITVDGTAERAETSDEVSSIGEDNDRISSNGDGTVTISGETGNLQGDAFEITGEIDSFKKMSGESGVELRLDGTDVTDQFVSEDDTGASTGSDTQSEFAIISTDQDAELRYEFRVDGEVERAELSDSVTSIDEDNDAITENGDGTTTVTGETGNGEGDAYTVTGDIISFEKTDGDSSFRLELDGEDVTDELTVVMPVDSIGVADVGPVLKVRVGDR